Below is a window of Candidatus Methylomirabilota bacterium DNA.
CGATTCATTCGCCCCGGGGCCGCGAAGCGGACCCGTGTGATGAGCGGCGGCGAATTCACTTCGCCGCCGCGGAAGACGCGAGCGGGGGGCGCGGGGGGCGCGAAGTCGAGCGAAGCGAGACGAACGCCAACCCTGCGTGTACGACGCGACGCGCCAGCGTCGCACCTCGGATCCTGGGGGTGCGCCGCTAGCACCCCCCAGCTCAGTTAAGCGCGATGACTTTGCGCTCGAGCAGGCGGGCGAAGATCAGCAGCGCGTCCTCCTCGGACATCGGGCACAGCTTGAGGATCGAGCGCACGTCCCATTCGCCGTTCACACGGGAGAGGACGAAGCCTTCCTGGGGGTCGATGTTCTGCCGGGTGAGGGTGATCATGTCCATGAGCATCACCGGCACCTTGTCGAGGGGCACGGTGCGCAGCGCGCGGTCCTTGCTGCGCGAATCCACGACCGCGATGAGGCCCTTCTTGGCGTTCTGGTTCAGGCGGTCGATGGACAGCACTTCTTCATAGGCGCGCAGCGCGGCGTCATAGCGCCGCTCGGTCAGCCGCTGGTTGGCCACGCTCAGGAGGTCCTTGATCGTGCCCACCAGGTCGGCGGCGGCCGCCGCCTCCCGGCCGACCTTGTCCACCTTCACGAGACCCCGCTGGTGGAGCTCGTACATCGCGCAGGCCGTCTCGAACTCCGACCGGCGCAGCTCCATGCCGATCTCGGCCATGCTCTTGTCGAGGGAGGCCATCCTGAGCGCCTCGCGCTCCACCGGATCGTCGGGGAGAGCGTGGCCGCTCATCGCCTTGAAGGTGACGCTCATGGAGGGCAGGACCTCCTTGATGCGCTGCCACTCGTCGACCCGCCGCACGCCCTCCATGATCACCCCGGTCACGTCCACGTCGATGAAGACGGTCACGTTGGGTTGCACCTCGCCGTCCTTGAACTCGAACTTGCCCTCCGGCCAGAGAAAGAGGTCGTAGATCGTTTCTTCGGCCTTGGCCTGCAGGCTCCGTCGGAGATCGTGCTCCGACAGGATGCCTTCCGCGATGAGGATCGAGCCGATGAGCTGGCCCTCGGTCTCCTGCTTGAGCAACGCTCGGAAGAGCTGCTCCTCGGTGACCAGGCGCTCCCGGATCAGGAACTGCCCAAGCGACTCGCGGGGGTCGTTGGACCACGACGTGTGGATCACCCCGCCCTGGAAGAAGATCCGCTTCTCGACCGAGCGCCGCTCGAGATGGAGCGTACCCGTCTTCCGTCCCGAAGCGATCCACTGAAGGATCTCGGGGAGATCCATCGTCCGGAGGTTGCCGCTGAGGCCCATGTCGGTGCGGGGCCCTTAGGCGGTCAGCCGCGTTCCCAGGCGAGGTCCCAGTACAGGTAATCCCGCCAGCTTTCGGGCGCGCGGTGAAGGCCGACGGTGAGGGTAAGGTAGGGCAGGGCGGCCGGCCGGCGCGGCTTGCGGACGAGATGGAAGCCGATCTCCTCGGGAGTGGCATCGCCCTTCCGGCGGTTGCAGGAGATGCAGCACGTCACGATGTTGTCCCAGCCCTTGTGGCCACCGCGCGCG
It encodes the following:
- a CDS encoding HNH endonuclease; this translates as ARGGHKGWDNIVTCCISCNRRKGDATPEEIGFHLVRKPRRPAALPYLTLTVGLHRAPESWRDYLYWDLAWERG
- a CDS encoding DUF4388 domain-containing protein, whose product is MGLSGNLRTMDLPEILQWIASGRKTGTLHLERRSVEKRIFFQGGVIHTSWSNDPRESLGQFLIRERLVTEEQLFRALLKQETEGQLIGSILIAEGILSEHDLRRSLQAKAEETIYDLFLWPEGKFEFKDGEVQPNVTVFIDVDVTGVIMEGVRRVDEWQRIKEVLPSMSVTFKAMSGHALPDDPVEREALRMASLDKSMAEIGMELRRSEFETACAMYELHQRGLVKVDKVGREAAAAADLVGTIKDLLSVANQRLTERRYDAALRAYEEVLSIDRLNQNAKKGLIAVVDSRSKDRALRTVPLDKVPVMLMDMITLTRQNIDPQEGFVLSRVNGEWDVRSILKLCPMSEEDALLIFARLLERKVIALN